A single window of Cytobacillus dafuensis DNA harbors:
- a CDS encoding CdaR family protein, translated as MDKFDKLVETRWFMKIVALILALLLFDSVYNPDKDVSNINVPSDQDSVVLSDIPVKTYYDTDNLVVTGVPETVDVTLTGPINVLQQAKAQKNFEVYVDLSDAEIGTERVPIKVRNLSDKLKATVDPANVDINVQEKVTKDFKVDVEFDQALLEDGYISEPPEAEPKYVTITGGKDVIERISYVKAVVNVKRPIKETVRREAQIQVLDRDMNKLDVMLNHDTVDVIIPVKSLSKTVPIRIIEKGSPPEGVTINNISLDVNEVKIFGSQEALDRTENVRVEVDVSQINGDTELTVPVIISDGINEVNPKVVKATISTSVNQSDTGQDEEKVESKTFSNLPIHLTGLSNQFEASVQSPPNGVSLTVTGKSGLIEQLKASDFQVFLDLSNLTEGDHDVKIKVNGPEDVQWKLATEVAKVSITQKEV; from the coding sequence ATGGATAAATTTGATAAGCTTGTAGAAACACGATGGTTTATGAAAATTGTTGCGTTAATTCTAGCATTACTGCTATTCGACTCTGTTTATAACCCTGACAAGGATGTTTCGAATATTAATGTTCCAAGCGATCAAGACTCGGTCGTTCTATCTGATATTCCGGTGAAAACCTATTATGATACAGATAATCTCGTTGTCACAGGTGTTCCAGAAACTGTAGACGTAACCTTAACGGGTCCAATAAACGTTCTTCAACAGGCGAAAGCACAAAAAAATTTCGAAGTATATGTTGATTTGTCGGATGCGGAAATAGGCACTGAAAGAGTTCCGATCAAGGTTCGAAATCTTTCTGATAAGCTGAAGGCAACAGTGGATCCTGCTAATGTGGACATAAATGTACAAGAAAAGGTAACAAAGGATTTCAAGGTGGATGTAGAATTTGATCAAGCGTTATTAGAGGATGGTTATATCTCTGAACCACCTGAAGCAGAGCCGAAGTATGTAACAATCACTGGTGGAAAAGATGTGATTGAAAGAATCAGCTATGTGAAAGCTGTTGTGAATGTAAAAAGGCCAATTAAAGAAACAGTTAGAAGAGAAGCCCAAATCCAAGTATTAGATCGAGACATGAATAAGCTTGATGTTATGTTGAATCATGATACGGTCGATGTGATTATCCCTGTCAAAAGCTTAAGCAAAACAGTACCGATAAGGATCATCGAAAAGGGAAGTCCACCAGAAGGCGTCACGATTAATAATATCTCACTTGATGTAAATGAGGTAAAAATTTTCGGAAGCCAAGAAGCTTTAGACCGGACGGAAAATGTTAGAGTGGAAGTGGATGTTAGCCAGATAAATGGAGATACAGAACTGACGGTGCCTGTTATCATCTCAGATGGAATCAATGAAGTGAATCCGAAAGTTGTGAAGGCAACAATTAGTACTAGTGTGAATCAATCAGATACGGGCCAAGATGAAGAGAAAGTTGAAAGCAAAACATTTTCAAATCTCCCTATTCATCTAACGGGCCTTTCCAATCAGTTTGAGGCATCCGTTCAATCACCTCCTAATGGTGTTAGTCTAACGGTTACAGGAAAAAGCGGGTTGATTGAGCAGCTAAAAGCAAGTGATTTCCAAGTTTTTCTTGATTTATCTAATTTAACTGAAGGCGACCATGATGTAAAAATTAAAGTAAATGGCCCAGAAGATGTGCAGTGGAAGCTGGCAACGGAAGTAGCAAAAGTATCAATTACACAAAAGGAAGTCTAA
- the glmM gene encoding phosphoglucosamine mutase: MGKYFGTDGVRGVANSELTPELAFKLGRFGGYVLTKDKSRPKVLIGRDTRISGHMLEGALVSGLLSIGAEVMRLGVISTPGVAFLTKALGAEAGVMISASHNPVADNGIKFFGPDGFKLSDEQEAEIESFMDLEEDQLPRPVGAEIGQVNDYFEGGQKYLQFLKQTVDEDFSGIHIALDCAHGATSSLASHLFADLDADISVIGASPNGLNINDGVGSTHPATLAAFLKEKGADVGLSFDGDGDRLIAIDENGEIVDGDQIMYICGKYLKEQGRLRHSTVVSTVMSNLGFYKALEANEIQSIPTAVGDRYVVEEMKKNGYNLGGEQSGHIIFLDYITTGDGLLTGLQLVNIMKMTKKSLSELAKEMKKFPQKLVNIRVTDKHHVTDNEKVSAVISEVEKEMNGNGRILVRPSGTEPLVRVMAEAPTEELCNSYVERIAAVVVEEMGLKEE, encoded by the coding sequence ATGGGAAAATATTTCGGTACCGATGGGGTGCGTGGAGTTGCTAATAGTGAGCTCACACCTGAATTAGCTTTTAAATTAGGCCGTTTTGGAGGATATGTTCTGACAAAGGATAAAAGTCGTCCAAAGGTGTTAATTGGGCGTGATACTCGTATTTCTGGTCATATGCTTGAAGGGGCACTCGTTTCAGGATTATTATCGATTGGTGCGGAGGTTATGCGTTTAGGCGTGATTTCAACACCAGGAGTTGCATTTTTAACAAAAGCCCTAGGAGCGGAAGCAGGTGTCATGATTTCAGCATCCCATAACCCTGTGGCAGACAATGGGATTAAATTTTTCGGTCCGGATGGATTTAAGCTTTCTGATGAGCAAGAGGCTGAGATTGAAAGTTTTATGGATTTAGAAGAAGATCAGCTTCCACGACCTGTTGGAGCAGAGATTGGACAAGTGAATGATTACTTCGAAGGCGGACAGAAATACCTTCAATTTTTGAAGCAAACCGTTGATGAGGATTTCTCTGGCATTCATATTGCATTAGATTGTGCGCACGGTGCCACTTCCTCTCTTGCTTCTCACTTGTTTGCTGATTTAGATGCAGATATATCCGTGATTGGAGCTTCTCCAAATGGATTAAATATTAATGATGGGGTAGGAAGTACTCATCCAGCGACACTTGCTGCCTTCCTAAAGGAAAAGGGAGCGGATGTTGGTTTATCCTTTGATGGGGATGGCGATCGCCTCATTGCGATTGATGAAAATGGAGAAATAGTCGATGGCGACCAAATTATGTATATTTGCGGAAAATACTTGAAGGAACAGGGCAGATTAAGACATAGTACCGTTGTTTCCACTGTGATGAGTAACCTTGGTTTTTATAAAGCATTGGAAGCAAATGAAATTCAAAGTATCCCAACTGCCGTCGGCGATCGTTATGTTGTAGAAGAGATGAAGAAGAATGGCTATAATCTTGGAGGAGAGCAATCAGGCCATATCATTTTCCTTGATTATATTACTACAGGTGATGGACTTCTTACTGGCCTTCAGCTCGTTAACATTATGAAAATGACCAAGAAGTCATTATCAGAGCTAGCGAAAGAGATGAAGAAATTCCCGCAAAAGCTCGTTAATATTCGTGTAACGGATAAACATCATGTAACAGATAATGAAAAAGTAAGTGCCGTCATTTCTGAAGTAGAGAAGGAAATGAATGGAAATGGACGAATTCTAGTTCGCCCTTCTGGAACGGAGCCGCTTGTTCGGGTTATGGCTGAAGCTCCAACTGAAGAGCTATGCAACTCCTATGTAGAAAGAATAGCAGCTGTCGTCGTAGAGGAAATGGGTTTAAAGGAAGAGTAA
- the glmS gene encoding glutamine--fructose-6-phosphate transaminase (isomerizing), translated as MCGIVGYIGNNDSKEILLKGLEKLEYRGYDSAGIAVLNESKVQVFKEKGRIADLRNTVDFDVLAHVGIGHTRWATHGVPSTVNAHPHQSTSGRFTLVHNGVIENYESLKREYLQGVSFISDTDTEVIVQLIGLFAGEGLATDEAFRKTLTLLKGSYALALLDEQDNETIYVAKNKSPLLVGLGETFNVVASDAMAMIQVTDQYVELMDKELVIVKEDKVVIQNLNGEIITRDPYTAELDASDIEKGTYPHYMLKEIDEQPLVMRKIIQNYQDDQGNLTIDQEIIDAMNDADRIYIIAAGTSYHAGLVGKQFIEKMAKIPVEVHISSEFGYNMPLLPEKPLFIFISQSGETADSRAVLVKVKEMGYKAITITNVPGSTLSREADYTLLLHAGPEIAVASTKAYTAQLAVLVILAEVTAKRRGMKLGLDLVHELGIIANAMEVLCNEKEEFESIAREFLTVTRNAFFIGRGLDFYVGLEGALKLKEISYIQAEGFAGGELKHGTIALIEEGTPVIALATQESVNLGIRGNVQEVAARGAYACIISMKGLEAEGDTFVIPEVHDLLTPLISVIPLQLISYYAALHRDCDVDKPRNLAKSVTVE; from the coding sequence ATGTGTGGTATCGTAGGATATATTGGAAATAATGATTCGAAAGAAATTTTGCTAAAAGGCTTAGAAAAGCTTGAATATAGAGGGTATGATTCAGCAGGAATCGCTGTTTTGAATGAGAGTAAAGTCCAAGTTTTTAAAGAAAAAGGCCGCATTGCCGATTTACGCAATACTGTAGATTTTGATGTTCTTGCCCATGTAGGGATTGGTCATACTCGTTGGGCAACACACGGAGTGCCAAGCACGGTAAATGCTCACCCGCATCAAAGTACATCTGGCCGTTTTACCCTTGTTCATAATGGTGTCATCGAAAACTATGAAAGCTTAAAGCGTGAATACCTGCAAGGCGTTTCTTTTATTAGTGATACAGATACAGAGGTTATCGTTCAGCTGATTGGATTATTTGCTGGCGAGGGATTGGCAACTGATGAAGCGTTCCGTAAAACGCTGACACTATTAAAAGGCTCCTATGCACTTGCGCTTTTAGACGAGCAGGACAATGAAACGATTTACGTTGCAAAGAATAAAAGCCCGCTTCTTGTTGGCTTAGGTGAAACATTTAATGTTGTCGCATCAGACGCAATGGCTATGATTCAAGTAACAGATCAGTATGTTGAACTAATGGACAAGGAACTGGTCATCGTGAAAGAAGATAAGGTAGTCATCCAAAATTTAAATGGCGAGATCATTACTCGTGATCCATATACGGCGGAATTAGACGCAAGCGATATTGAAAAAGGCACATATCCTCACTATATGCTGAAGGAAATTGATGAGCAGCCTTTAGTGATGCGTAAGATCATTCAAAATTACCAAGATGATCAAGGGAACTTAACCATTGACCAAGAGATCATTGATGCAATGAATGATGCCGACCGTATTTATATTATTGCTGCGGGAACATCTTATCATGCTGGATTAGTTGGGAAACAGTTCATCGAAAAGATGGCTAAAATTCCAGTGGAAGTCCATATTTCCAGTGAGTTTGGCTATAATATGCCTTTACTTCCTGAGAAGCCGCTATTTATCTTTATTTCTCAGAGCGGAGAAACAGCTGACAGCCGTGCGGTTCTTGTGAAAGTGAAGGAAATGGGCTATAAAGCCATCACCATTACGAACGTACCAGGTTCTACATTATCACGTGAAGCGGATTACACGCTATTGCTTCATGCAGGCCCGGAAATTGCAGTTGCTTCTACAAAGGCTTATACAGCTCAGCTGGCCGTTTTAGTCATTTTGGCAGAGGTAACAGCAAAGCGCCGTGGAATGAAGCTAGGACTTGATCTAGTTCATGAGCTAGGAATCATCGCAAATGCTATGGAAGTGCTTTGCAATGAAAAAGAAGAATTTGAATCCATTGCCCGTGAATTTTTAACAGTTACCCGCAATGCATTCTTCATCGGCCGTGGATTAGACTTCTACGTTGGCCTTGAAGGTGCACTTAAACTGAAAGAAATCTCTTATATTCAAGCTGAAGGATTTGCTGGCGGCGAATTAAAGCACGGTACGATTGCTTTAATCGAAGAAGGCACTCCAGTAATCGCCTTAGCAACACAAGAAAGTGTTAATTTAGGTATCCGCGGCAACGTACAAGAAGTAGCTGCCCGTGGAGCATACGCGTGCATTATCTCCATGAAAGGACTGGAAGCGGAAGGAGATACCTTTGTGATTCCAGAAGTGCACGATCTATTAACACCTCTTATCTCTGTTATTCCATTACAACTCATTTCTTACTATGCTGCCTTACACCGTGATTGTGATGTTGACAAGCCAAGGAATTTGGCGAAGAGTGTTACGGTGGAGTAG
- a CDS encoding class I SAM-dependent DNA methyltransferase: protein MATANIGFEEQLWSMADKLRGSMDSGEYKNVVLGLLFLKYVSDAFEERHAELEADEFADAEDRDEYVMDNIFWVPKEARWSFIKDNAKKPEIGQIIDKAMIAIEKENASLQGVLPKDYARPALDKVRLGETIDLFSFKVGDEESRSKDVLGRVYEYFLSKFASAEGKNGGEFYTPSSVVRLLVEMLEPYKGRIYDPCCGSGGMFVQSEKFVEEHQGKLGDIAVYGQESNPTTWKLCKMNLAIRGIDGNIGTHNADTFHNDLHKGLKADYILANPPFNIKDWGGDKLREDVRWQYGTPPTSNANYAWIQHMVSKLAPAGTAGFVLANGSMSSNTSGEGEIRKNLIEADLVECIVTLPGQLFYSTQIPVCIWFVSKNKSKTGRRARNGEILFIDARKLGFMADRTHKEFTGEDLKKVTNAFHSWRGTVDEQYEDVQGFCKAATLEEVRNNDYILTPGRYVGLEEAGEDGEPFEEKMARLTNELSELFVKSKELEDQIRQALGGIGYVI, encoded by the coding sequence ATGGCAACAGCAAATATTGGTTTTGAAGAACAATTATGGAGTATGGCGGATAAATTACGTGGTTCAATGGATTCGGGTGAATATAAAAACGTTGTATTAGGATTATTATTTTTGAAATATGTATCAGATGCATTTGAAGAAAGACATGCGGAACTTGAGGCTGATGAATTTGCAGATGCAGAAGACCGAGATGAATATGTGATGGACAATATCTTCTGGGTTCCAAAAGAAGCACGCTGGTCATTCATTAAAGATAACGCAAAGAAGCCGGAGATTGGGCAGATTATTGATAAAGCTATGATTGCAATAGAGAAAGAGAATGCTTCTTTGCAAGGTGTTTTACCAAAAGATTACGCACGTCCAGCACTAGATAAAGTACGTCTTGGAGAAACAATTGACTTATTTTCTTTCAAAGTAGGGGATGAAGAAAGTCGTTCAAAAGATGTATTAGGACGAGTATATGAATATTTCTTGAGTAAGTTTGCGAGCGCTGAAGGGAAAAATGGCGGTGAGTTCTATACACCATCCTCAGTTGTTCGTCTGTTGGTTGAAATGCTAGAGCCATATAAGGGACGTATTTATGACCCTTGTTGTGGTTCAGGTGGGATGTTCGTGCAAAGTGAAAAATTCGTTGAAGAACATCAAGGTAAACTAGGGGATATTGCAGTTTATGGTCAAGAATCAAATCCTACAACGTGGAAGCTTTGTAAAATGAATTTAGCTATTCGTGGTATTGATGGAAACATTGGTACGCACAATGCTGATACTTTCCATAATGATTTACATAAGGGCTTAAAGGCAGATTATATTTTAGCCAATCCACCATTCAATATTAAAGATTGGGGTGGGGATAAATTACGTGAAGATGTTCGATGGCAATATGGTACACCGCCAACAAGCAACGCGAACTATGCATGGATTCAGCATATGGTTTCAAAGTTAGCACCAGCAGGAACAGCAGGTTTTGTGTTAGCAAATGGTTCGATGTCTTCTAATACTTCTGGTGAAGGCGAAATTCGAAAAAACTTAATTGAAGCTGATTTAGTGGAGTGTATTGTAACGTTACCAGGGCAATTGTTTTATTCCACACAAATTCCTGTTTGTATTTGGTTTGTATCGAAAAACAAATCAAAAACAGGCAGGCGTGCTCGTAACGGGGAGATTCTATTTATTGATGCGCGGAAACTTGGCTTCATGGCAGACCGCACCCATAAAGAATTTACTGGCGAGGACCTCAAGAAAGTTACTAATGCCTTCCATTCATGGCGTGGAACGGTGGATGAACAATATGAAGATGTTCAAGGTTTTTGCAAAGCAGCAACGCTTGAAGAAGTACGAAACAATGATTACATCTTAACGCCTGGTCGTTATGTAGGATTAGAAGAAGCAGGAGAAGATGGGGAACCATTTGAGGAAAAAATGGCTCGTTTAACAAATGAGTTATCAGAGCTATTTGTGAAATCAAAAGAGCTAGAAGACCAAATTCG